One window of the Corvus moneduloides isolate bCorMon1 chromosome 10, bCorMon1.pri, whole genome shotgun sequence genome contains the following:
- the TRPM2 gene encoding transient receptor potential cation channel subfamily M member 2 isoform X7, producing the protein MRPEDAAGKENLISWIPENIRKKECTYFVESSQTSDSGRIVCECGYLREQHLDDAAKPPIFLGKEWDPRRHIQEMPTDAFGDIRFTGLGQKTGKYVRVSSDTPPRVIYHLMTQHWGLDAPNLLISVTGGAKNFIMKPRLKNIFRQGLVKVAQTTGAWIITGGSHTGVMKQVGEAVRDFILSCSHKDGDIVTIGIATWGTVYNRDSLVCPMGGFPAEYVLDEENQGSLSCLDSNHSHFILVDDGTHGRYGVEIPLRTRLEKFISEQTKVKGGVAIKIPIVCVVLEGGPGTLDTIYNAITNGTPCVIVEGSGRVADVIAQVANLPVAKITIALIQKKLSILFHDTYELFTESKLVEWTKKIQDIVRSRQLLTIFREGKYGQQDVDVAILQALFKASRNQDHFGRENWDHQLKLAVAWNRVDIARSEIFTDDHDWKPSDLHPVMAAALISNKPEFVKLFLEQGVRLKEFVTWDTLVYLYDNLAPSCLFHSKLQKVLLEEREHTAGSKMPRLQMHHVSQVLRELLGCSTQPLYPKPKHTERPRLSIPVPHIKLNVQGSSLRSLCKRSAGRVTFTMDPVRDLLIWAVVQNCKELAEIIWAQSQDCMAAALACSKILKELAKEEEDTDTTDDMLALAEEYEHKAIGVFTDCYRKDEERAQKLLTRVSEAWGKTTCLQLALEAKNMNFVSHGGVQAFLTKVWWGKLCVDNGLWRVITCMLFFPLLYTNLITFRYSWQQGFPLAGGSCCGIPWAAEPTSLPALSREKRLQPMGCLTRLRAFFTAPIVIFLMNILSYFTFLLLFAYVLMVDFQPMPTWREYLIYFWLFSLVCEETRQLLYDPDGLGVVKMASLYIKDFWNKLDICAILVFIAGLTCRLIPSTLYPGRIILSLAFIIFCLRLMHIFTVSKTLGPKIIIVKRMMKDVFFFLFLLAVWVVSFGVAKQAILIHNEERVEWLFRGVVYHSYLTIFGQIPSYIDGVNFNIDQCSPNGTDPYKPKCPETNADNKKPIFPEWLTVILLCLYLLFTNILLLNLLIAMFNYTFQQVQEHTDQIWKFQRHDLIEEYHGRPPAPPPLILLNHLQLLVRRGLLRRPATHHKLKEKLEKNEEAALLSWEMYLKENYLQHQQCQEKQNTEQMIRDIAQRVDVLAELLDLDRVKRTGVVEQRLGSLEDQVQQSAQALRWMMQALRGNGFSSGEDVPPVGSSKALDTKEIDLEGRPEESQPPYHVLARNLLYPGSHTLRFPVPDEKVPWEVDFPLYDPPAYSADHKDMAVQDPFSLSLESLLKINYNTMDGLIDRQSFHGLYAVQDGLPLNPMGRTGLRGRGRLHCFGPNHALHPVVTRQCDHCWAEGSQVQLQHGRGLSHSWRRNLDGSIIRKSLKKMLEVLVAQYPLSDVWALPGGSLEPGETLPLKLKWILRREFWPQFQNLLKQGTEVHKGYLDDPRNTDNAWVETVAISVHFDTQNDVEMKRLNSFLQGCDPELCIRWQVLDKRIPLHANHKELLHKVSTLLGAYY; encoded by the exons ATGCGGCCGGAGGATGCGGCGGGGAAG GAAAATCTCATCTCCTGGATTCCTGAAAACATCCGGAAGAAGGAATGCACCTATTTTGTAGAAAGCTCCCAGACATCAGATTCTGG GAGGATCGTTTGCGAGTGTGGCTATCTCAGGGAACAGCACCTGGACGATGCTGCCAAACCTCCCATCTTCCTGGGGAAGGAATGGGATCCCCGCAGGCACATCCAGGAAATGCCAACGGATGCCTTCGGCGATATCCGCTTCACAGGCCTGGGACAGAAGACAGGGAAG TACGTGCGTGTCTCCTCGGATACCCCTCCACGGGTCATCTACCACCTCATGACACAGCACTGGGGCCTCGACGCACCCAACCTGCTCATCTCAGTCACCGGGGGAGCCAAAAACTTCATCATGAAGCCAAGGCTGAAGAACATCTTCCGGCAAGGGCTAGTCAAGGTGGCCCAGACCACAG GAGCCTGGATCATCACGGGGGGGTCCCACACTGGTGTGATGAAACAGGTGGGAGAGGCAGTGCGAGACTTCATCCTGAGCTGCAGCCACAAGGACGGCGACATCGTCACCATCGGCATTGCCACCTGGGGGACCGTGTACAACCGGGACAGCCTCGTCTGCCCCATG GGGGGCTTTCCTGCTGAGTATGTGCTGGATGAGGAGAACCAAGGCAGCCTGTCATGCCTGGACAGCAACCATTCCCACTTCATCCTGGTGGATGATGGCACCCACGGGAGGTATGGGGTGGAAATCCCCCTGAGGACCAGGCTGGAGAAGTTCATTTCAGAGCAGACGAAGGTGAAAGGAG GCGTGGCTATCAAGATCCCCATCGTGTGTGTGGTGCTGGAAGGAGGCCCTGGGACTCTTGAT ACCATCTACAACGCCATCACCAACGGGACCCCGTGTGTGATTGTGGAAGGGTCCGGCCGTGTGGCCGATGTCATCGCCCAGGTGGCCAATCTGCCCGTGGCCAAGATAACCATCGCCTTGATCCAGAAGAAACTGAGCATCCTCTTCCACGACACCTATGAGCTCTTCACCGAGAGCAAACTGGTGGAGTGGACCAAGAAG ATCCAAGACATAGTGCGGAGCCGGCAGCTCCTGACCATCTTCAGAGAGGGCAAATACGGCCAGCAGGACGTGGATGTGGCCATCCTCCAGGCCCTCTTCAAAG CATCCCGAAACCAGGACCACTTTGGTCGTGAGAACTGGGACCACCAGCTGAAGTTGGCTGTGGCCTGGAACAGGGTGGACATTGCCCGAAGCGAGATCTTCACCGATGACCACGACTGGAAG CCCTCAGATCTCCACCCCGTGATGGCAGCTGCCCTGATTTCCAACAAGCCAGAGTTTGTGAAGCtgttcctggagcagggagtgcGTCTCAAGGAGTTTGTCACCTGGGACACCCTGGTTTACCTCTACGACAACCTGGCCCCGTCCTGCCTGTTCCACAGCAAGCTGcagaaggtgctgctggaggagagagaGCACACAGCCGGCTCCAAAATGCCAAGGCTCCAGATGCACCACGTCTCCCAGGtgctgcgggagctgctgggctgctccacACAGCCGCTGTACCCCAAGCCCAAGCACACGGAGCGGCCCCGGCTCTCCATCCCCGTGCCGCACATCAAGCTGAAC GTGCAGGGGTCAAGTCTCCGGTCCCTCTGCAAGCGCTCTGCTGGCCGAGTCACCTTCACCATGGACCCCGTCCGGGACCTGCTCATCTGGGCCGTGGTCCAGAACTGCAAGGAGCTGGCAGAAATCATCTGGGCCCAG AGCCAGGACTGCATGGCAGCTGCGCTGGCCTGCAGCAAAATCCTGAAGGAGCTggccaaggaggaggaggacacgGACACCACCGATGACATGCTGGCCCTGGCTGAGGAGTACGAGCACAAGGCAATTG GCGTGTTCACAGACTGCTACCGCAAGGATGAAGAGAGAGCCCAGAAGCTTCTCACCCGTGTCTCTGAAGCCTGGGGGAAGACAACCTGTCTGCAGCTGGCGTTGGAGGCCAAGAACATGAATTTTGTGTCCCATGGGGGTGTCCAG GCTTTTCTAACCAAGGTCTGGTGGGGGAAGCTGTGTGTGGACAACGGGCTTTGGCGGGTGATTACGTGCATGCTGTTCTTCCCCCTGCTCTACACCAACCTCATCACCTTCAGGTactcctggcagcagggattTCCTCTGGCTGGGGGAAGCTGCTGCGGCAtcccctgggcagccgagcccacatccctccctgctctcagcagggagaagaggctgCAGCCCATGGGCTGCCTGACACGTCTCCGAGCCTTCTTCACAGCACCCATCGTCATCTTCCTCATGAACATCCTCTCCTACTtcaccttcctcctgctcttcgCATACGTCCTGATGGTTGACTTCCAGCCGATGCCAACCTGGCGGGAATACCTCATCTACTTCTGGCTCTTCTCCCTGGTGTGCGAGGAGACCCGCCAG CTGTTGTATGACCCAGACGGACTCGGGGTAGTGAAAATGGCTTCCCTGTACATCAAGGACTTCTGGAATAAGCTGGACATCTGCGCCATTCTGGTCTTTATCGCCGGGCTGACTTGCAG GCTGATCCCATCAACATTATATCCTGGGCGCATCATACTGTCCCTGGCTTTTATCATTTTCTGCCTGCGCCTGATGCACATTTTCACAGTCAGTAAAACACTGGGGCCCAAGATCATCATTGTGAAGCGGATG ATGAAGGatgtcttcttctttctcttcctgctggcAGTGTGGGTGGTGTCCTTTGGGGTGGCCAAGCAGGCTATCCTGATCCACAACGAGGAACGCGTGGAGTGGCTTTTCCGTGGCGTGGTCTATCACTCCTACCTGACCATCTTTGGGCAGATTCCCTCCTACATCGATG GGGTCAACTTCAACATCGACCAGTGCAGCCCCAATGGGACCGACCCCTACAAGCCCAAGTGTCCAGAGACAAACGCGGACAACAAGAAACCCATCTTCCCAGAATGGCTGACGGTCATCTTGCTGTGCCTGTACCTGCTCTTCACCAACATCCTCCTCCTCAACCTCCTCATCGCCATGTTCAA CTACACCTTCCAGCAGGTGCAGGAGCACACGGACCAGATCTGGAAGTTCCAGCGGCACGACCTGATCGAGGAGTACCACGGCCGCCCACCCGCGCCCCCACCCCTCATCCTGCTCaaccacctgcagctcctggtccGGCGGGGCTTGCTCCGCCGGCCGGCCACACACCACAAGCTCA aggagaagctggagaagaaCGAAGAAGCTGCCCTTCTCTCGTGGGAGATGTACCTGAAGGAGAACtacctgcagcaccagcagtgccaggagaaGCAGAACACGGAGCAGATGATCCGGGACATTGCACAGAG GGTTGATGtactggcagagctgctggactTGGACCGGGTGAAGAGGACAGGGGTAGTGGAGCAAAGACTGGGCTCTCTGGAGGACCAG gTGCAGCAGAGTGCCCAGGCCCTGAGGTGGATGATGCAGGCGCTGAGGGGCAATGGCTTCAGCTCAGGCGAGGATGTGCCGCCCGTGG GCTCCTCCAAAGCCTTGGACACGAAGGAGATTGACCTGGAGGGGAGACCCGAGGAGAGCCAGCCCCCGTACCACGTGCTTGCCCGAAACCTCCTGTACCCTGGGTCTCACACTCTCCGCTTCCCTGTGCCAGATGAGAAGGTGCCCTGGGAG GTGGATTTCCCACTCTACGACCCCCCTGCCTACTCGGCCGACCACAAGGACATGGCTGTGCAGGACCCCTTCAGCCT CTCCTTGGAGTCTCTCCTGAAGATCAACTACAACACCATGGACGGGCTGATCGACCGGCAGAGCTTCCACGGGCTCTACGCCGTGCAGGACGGGCTGCCACT GAACCCCATGGGCAGGACGGGGCTGCGAGGCCGTGGGAGGCTGCACTGCTTTGGGCCCAACCATGCCCTGCACCCTGTTGTGACCCG CCAGTGTGACCactgctgggcagaggggagcCAAGTCCAGCTGCAGCATGGCAGGGGCCTCTCTcacagctggaggaggaatTTGGATGGGTCCATTATAAGGAAGAGCCTGAAGAAGATGCTGGAAGTCCTGGTGGCCCAATATCCGTTGTCAGAtgtctgggctctgcctggG GGGTCACTGGAGCCAGGTGAGACACTGCCACTGAAGCTCAAGTGGATCCTGCGCCGGGAGTTCTGGCCCCAGTTCCAGAACCTGCTGAAACAAGGCACTGAG GTACACAAGGGGTACCTCGACGACCCACGCAACACAGATAACGCCTGGGTGGAGACGGTCGCCATCAGCGTGCACTTCGACACCCAGAACGACGTGGAGATGAAGCGGCTGAATTCG TT
- the TRPM2 gene encoding transient receptor potential cation channel subfamily M member 2 isoform X8, translating to MHLFCRKLPDIRFWEDRLRVWLSQGTAPGRCCQTSHLPGEGMGSPQAHPGNANGCLRRYPLHRPGTEDREVRACLLGYPSTGHLPPHDTALGPRRTQPAHLSHRGSQKLHHEAKAEEHLPARASQGGPDHRSLDHHGGVPHWCDETGGRGSARLHPELQPQGRRHRHHRHCHLGDRVQPGQPRLPHGVAIKIPIVCVVLEGGPGTLDTIYNAITNGTPCVIVEGSGRVADVIAQVANLPVAKITIALIQKKLSILFHDTYELFTESKLVEWTKKIQDIVRSRQLLTIFREGKYGQQDVDVAILQALFKASRNQDHFGRENWDHQLKLAVAWNRVDIARSEIFTDDHDWKPSDLHPVMAAALISNKPEFVKLFLEQGVRLKEFVTWDTLVYLYDNLAPSCLFHSKLQKVLLEEREHTAGSKMPRLQMHHVSQVLRELLGCSTQPLYPKPKHTERPRLSIPVPHIKLNVQGSSLRSLCKRSAGRVTFTMDPVRDLLIWAVVQNCKELAEIIWAQSQDCMAAALACSKILKELAKEEEDTDTTDDMLALAEEYEHKAIGVFTDCYRKDEERAQKLLTRVSEAWGKTTCLQLALEAKNMNFVSHGGVQAFLTKVWWGKLCVDNGLWRVITCMLFFPLLYTNLITFRYSWQQGFPLAGGSCCGIPWAAEPTSLPALSREKRLQPMGCLTRLRAFFTAPIVIFLMNILSYFTFLLLFAYVLMVDFQPMPTWREYLIYFWLFSLVCEETRQLLYDPDGLGVVKMASLYIKDFWNKLDICAILVFIAGLTCRLIPSTLYPGRIILSLAFIIFCLRLMHIFTVSKTLGPKIIIVKRMMKDVFFFLFLLAVWVVSFGVAKQAILIHNEERVEWLFRGVVYHSYLTIFGQIPSYIDGVNFNIDQCSPNGTDPYKPKCPETNADNKKPIFPEWLTVILLCLYLLFTNILLLNLLIAMFNYTFQQVQEHTDQIWKFQRHDLIEEYHGRPPAPPPLILLNHLQLLVRRGLLRRPATHHKLKEKLEKNEEAALLSWEMYLKENYLQHQQCQEKQNTEQMIRDIAQRVDVLAELLDLDRVKRTGVVEQRLGSLEDQVQQSAQALRWMMQALRGNGFSSGEDVPPVGSSKALDTKEIDLEGRPEESQPPYHVLARNLLYPGSHTLRFPVPDEKVPWEVDFPLYDPPAYSADHKDMAVQDPFSLSLESLLKINYNTMDGLIDRQSFHGLYAVQDGLPLNPMGRTGLRGRGRLHCFGPNHALHPVVTRQCDHCWAEGSQVQLQHGRGLSHSWRRNLDGSIIRKSLKKMLEVLVAQYPLSDVWALPGGSLEPGETLPLKLKWILRREFWPQFQNLLKQGTEVHKGYLDDPRNTDNAWVETVAISVHFDTQNDVEMKRLNSFLQGCDPELCIRWQVLDKRIPLHANHKELLHKVSTLLGAYY from the exons ATGCACCTATTTTGTAGAAAGCTCCCAGACATCAGATTCTGG GAGGATCGTTTGCGAGTGTGGCTATCTCAGGGAACAGCACCTGGACGATGCTGCCAAACCTCCCATCTTCCTGGGGAAGGAATGGGATCCCCGCAGGCACATCCAGGAAATGCCAACGGATGCCTTCGGCGATATCCGCTTCACAGGCCTGGGACAGAAGACAGGGAAG TACGTGCGTGTCTCCTCGGATACCCCTCCACGGGTCATCTACCACCTCATGACACAGCACTGGGGCCTCGACGCACCCAACCTGCTCATCTCAGTCACCGGGGGAGCCAAAAACTTCATCATGAAGCCAAGGCTGAAGAACATCTTCCGGCAAGGGCTAGTCAAGGTGGCCCAGACCACAG GAGCCTGGATCATCACGGGGGGGTCCCACACTGGTGTGATGAAACAGGTGGGAGAGGCAGTGCGAGACTTCATCCTGAGCTGCAGCCACAAGGACGGCGACATCGTCACCATCGGCATTGCCACCTGGGGGACCGTGTACAACCGGGACAGCCTCGTCTGCCCCATG GCGTGGCTATCAAGATCCCCATCGTGTGTGTGGTGCTGGAAGGAGGCCCTGGGACTCTTGAT ACCATCTACAACGCCATCACCAACGGGACCCCGTGTGTGATTGTGGAAGGGTCCGGCCGTGTGGCCGATGTCATCGCCCAGGTGGCCAATCTGCCCGTGGCCAAGATAACCATCGCCTTGATCCAGAAGAAACTGAGCATCCTCTTCCACGACACCTATGAGCTCTTCACCGAGAGCAAACTGGTGGAGTGGACCAAGAAG ATCCAAGACATAGTGCGGAGCCGGCAGCTCCTGACCATCTTCAGAGAGGGCAAATACGGCCAGCAGGACGTGGATGTGGCCATCCTCCAGGCCCTCTTCAAAG CATCCCGAAACCAGGACCACTTTGGTCGTGAGAACTGGGACCACCAGCTGAAGTTGGCTGTGGCCTGGAACAGGGTGGACATTGCCCGAAGCGAGATCTTCACCGATGACCACGACTGGAAG CCCTCAGATCTCCACCCCGTGATGGCAGCTGCCCTGATTTCCAACAAGCCAGAGTTTGTGAAGCtgttcctggagcagggagtgcGTCTCAAGGAGTTTGTCACCTGGGACACCCTGGTTTACCTCTACGACAACCTGGCCCCGTCCTGCCTGTTCCACAGCAAGCTGcagaaggtgctgctggaggagagagaGCACACAGCCGGCTCCAAAATGCCAAGGCTCCAGATGCACCACGTCTCCCAGGtgctgcgggagctgctgggctgctccacACAGCCGCTGTACCCCAAGCCCAAGCACACGGAGCGGCCCCGGCTCTCCATCCCCGTGCCGCACATCAAGCTGAAC GTGCAGGGGTCAAGTCTCCGGTCCCTCTGCAAGCGCTCTGCTGGCCGAGTCACCTTCACCATGGACCCCGTCCGGGACCTGCTCATCTGGGCCGTGGTCCAGAACTGCAAGGAGCTGGCAGAAATCATCTGGGCCCAG AGCCAGGACTGCATGGCAGCTGCGCTGGCCTGCAGCAAAATCCTGAAGGAGCTggccaaggaggaggaggacacgGACACCACCGATGACATGCTGGCCCTGGCTGAGGAGTACGAGCACAAGGCAATTG GCGTGTTCACAGACTGCTACCGCAAGGATGAAGAGAGAGCCCAGAAGCTTCTCACCCGTGTCTCTGAAGCCTGGGGGAAGACAACCTGTCTGCAGCTGGCGTTGGAGGCCAAGAACATGAATTTTGTGTCCCATGGGGGTGTCCAG GCTTTTCTAACCAAGGTCTGGTGGGGGAAGCTGTGTGTGGACAACGGGCTTTGGCGGGTGATTACGTGCATGCTGTTCTTCCCCCTGCTCTACACCAACCTCATCACCTTCAGGTactcctggcagcagggattTCCTCTGGCTGGGGGAAGCTGCTGCGGCAtcccctgggcagccgagcccacatccctccctgctctcagcagggagaagaggctgCAGCCCATGGGCTGCCTGACACGTCTCCGAGCCTTCTTCACAGCACCCATCGTCATCTTCCTCATGAACATCCTCTCCTACTtcaccttcctcctgctcttcgCATACGTCCTGATGGTTGACTTCCAGCCGATGCCAACCTGGCGGGAATACCTCATCTACTTCTGGCTCTTCTCCCTGGTGTGCGAGGAGACCCGCCAG CTGTTGTATGACCCAGACGGACTCGGGGTAGTGAAAATGGCTTCCCTGTACATCAAGGACTTCTGGAATAAGCTGGACATCTGCGCCATTCTGGTCTTTATCGCCGGGCTGACTTGCAG GCTGATCCCATCAACATTATATCCTGGGCGCATCATACTGTCCCTGGCTTTTATCATTTTCTGCCTGCGCCTGATGCACATTTTCACAGTCAGTAAAACACTGGGGCCCAAGATCATCATTGTGAAGCGGATG ATGAAGGatgtcttcttctttctcttcctgctggcAGTGTGGGTGGTGTCCTTTGGGGTGGCCAAGCAGGCTATCCTGATCCACAACGAGGAACGCGTGGAGTGGCTTTTCCGTGGCGTGGTCTATCACTCCTACCTGACCATCTTTGGGCAGATTCCCTCCTACATCGATG GGGTCAACTTCAACATCGACCAGTGCAGCCCCAATGGGACCGACCCCTACAAGCCCAAGTGTCCAGAGACAAACGCGGACAACAAGAAACCCATCTTCCCAGAATGGCTGACGGTCATCTTGCTGTGCCTGTACCTGCTCTTCACCAACATCCTCCTCCTCAACCTCCTCATCGCCATGTTCAA CTACACCTTCCAGCAGGTGCAGGAGCACACGGACCAGATCTGGAAGTTCCAGCGGCACGACCTGATCGAGGAGTACCACGGCCGCCCACCCGCGCCCCCACCCCTCATCCTGCTCaaccacctgcagctcctggtccGGCGGGGCTTGCTCCGCCGGCCGGCCACACACCACAAGCTCA aggagaagctggagaagaaCGAAGAAGCTGCCCTTCTCTCGTGGGAGATGTACCTGAAGGAGAACtacctgcagcaccagcagtgccaggagaaGCAGAACACGGAGCAGATGATCCGGGACATTGCACAGAG GGTTGATGtactggcagagctgctggactTGGACCGGGTGAAGAGGACAGGGGTAGTGGAGCAAAGACTGGGCTCTCTGGAGGACCAG gTGCAGCAGAGTGCCCAGGCCCTGAGGTGGATGATGCAGGCGCTGAGGGGCAATGGCTTCAGCTCAGGCGAGGATGTGCCGCCCGTGG GCTCCTCCAAAGCCTTGGACACGAAGGAGATTGACCTGGAGGGGAGACCCGAGGAGAGCCAGCCCCCGTACCACGTGCTTGCCCGAAACCTCCTGTACCCTGGGTCTCACACTCTCCGCTTCCCTGTGCCAGATGAGAAGGTGCCCTGGGAG GTGGATTTCCCACTCTACGACCCCCCTGCCTACTCGGCCGACCACAAGGACATGGCTGTGCAGGACCCCTTCAGCCT CTCCTTGGAGTCTCTCCTGAAGATCAACTACAACACCATGGACGGGCTGATCGACCGGCAGAGCTTCCACGGGCTCTACGCCGTGCAGGACGGGCTGCCACT GAACCCCATGGGCAGGACGGGGCTGCGAGGCCGTGGGAGGCTGCACTGCTTTGGGCCCAACCATGCCCTGCACCCTGTTGTGACCCG CCAGTGTGACCactgctgggcagaggggagcCAAGTCCAGCTGCAGCATGGCAGGGGCCTCTCTcacagctggaggaggaatTTGGATGGGTCCATTATAAGGAAGAGCCTGAAGAAGATGCTGGAAGTCCTGGTGGCCCAATATCCGTTGTCAGAtgtctgggctctgcctggG GGGTCACTGGAGCCAGGTGAGACACTGCCACTGAAGCTCAAGTGGATCCTGCGCCGGGAGTTCTGGCCCCAGTTCCAGAACCTGCTGAAACAAGGCACTGAG GTACACAAGGGGTACCTCGACGACCCACGCAACACAGATAACGCCTGGGTGGAGACGGTCGCCATCAGCGTGCACTTCGACACCCAGAACGACGTGGAGATGAAGCGGCTGAATTCG TT